In Bacteriovorax sp. PP10, the genomic window GAAGCGGTATTTGTAGCGCTTGAAAACATCAGCGTTCAAATGGCTTCTGGTAAAAACTAAAAGCACATGAGCGTGAGTTAAAACGGAAGCAGCAATCGCAAACCATACAGGAGTCAGGCTGCTATAAATAAAATTATCAGTACGAGGAGCGCAGACAGTCGCCACGACAATCAAGGCGATAAGCGGACAGAGTATAATCCAGGTAAGGTCAGAGGCCTTACTGTTGATATACCAGTTCTTTTTGGTTTGGGCCGGTTCAGTCATCTCTAAATTCTAAGACAAAACCAGATTAAATCAAATGCGGTTGAGCTTTTTGCCTGATACTAAACGGCAATGAACTTTGCACCCAAAACCATAAGCCCGAAAAATGTGGCAGAGTAGACTGGATAGATTTTTTGACCTTTTTCATTTCCGTGAAATTTACCAGCGAGGAAGTGACCAACAGCGCCTGAGAGACCGCCAGCAACAGCGCCGATCATAAGGTTATTCATTTTTTCATCCTGAAAAAAAAGTTAGTAAAGAGACTTCAGGATAGAGGAAATGAACCCCAGTTTAAAGGGGGAAAATAAAATTTAAGATCGATAGATTTTGTCGGTGACTAAAGGCCCCCTATACCCGAGCAAATAATATGCTGTAAGAACCCACTTCGCTCCTATAACTACCAGTATTCTGGTGGCGTTCTCCAATGAGAACAACTCATTCCCTTTGACGATTGGAGAACCGATGCGATATGAGAGACAAAAAATGAAAAAGGGGTTTTTATGAAGTTACTAATTGGTTTAATCGGTTTGTTGGCAGTTGCATCTACTCAGGCAGCTGAACTAAAAATTCAAAAAGTAAAAGCGATCGGGGACTTTGGACACAAAGTTGTTTTCCAAAGCACTGACGTAAAGCTTATTAAAAAATCAAATATCGTGACTGGTAAAATTGTCGCTCAATGGGGACTACACGTTTACGAAGTCGCAGACGCTTACTACACATGTTCTGCAAAAAATCTTTGCAAGCTTTCTAGCTACAGCACAATTGGTATGTATGAGTCTTGTTCTGTAAAAAATAAAACAGCAGTTTGTTTCAATAAAATCTCAGGGCCATCAGAACTATCTGACTCTCGCGATGTAGTGATCACTGAAAACCCAGACTACGCAGGATCAGAATTTGGAAACAACAATTCTGCTTACGACTACAACTCAGAATTCCCAGCTCGTATTGTTGATGAATTCTCTGACGTATTTTAGTGCTTAAAATTTACTTAGCTCTTTTCATATTAAGCTTTCTTCAACTAGCGTCTGCCGAGACGCTGGTTGGGAGAGTCTTAAGCCTCCACGATGGTGATACAATCACTGTTCAGTTTGAATCCCAATCTAAAAAAGAAAAAGTCCGCCTGCTTGGTGTAGACACTCCCGAAGTTGATTTCAACGGAAAATCCCAAGGGGAAGTCGCTGAGATGGCCCGCAGTTATTTAAAATCTCTGTTGCCTGTTAATTCGACTATCCAGGTTGAACTTCCAAAAAACGGCCTTGACTCTAATGGACGTTACCTGGGAAAAATTCTCTATAACGGCGTTGATATCAATCTTGAAATGCTGAAGGCCGGAATGGGCGCCGTGTATTTCATTTATCCTTATGATAAAAAAACTGCCATCGAATACATGAGTGTTTCTGAAACAGCAGCGCAAAATGGTTTGGGAATTTTTTCTGAAAAATTTAAGTCAGCTCCACTTGGTTATATGTTCAGACAAATGACGAAAGGAGTTCCTGGAACAAATTTCGTTGCTGACTTTGAAACTAAAAAACTCTATTCATCAAAAGACATCGAATTAGTGCCACATTATCACCGAGTGTTTTTCTCTTTAGAGGAGACGGCCCTTATACATGGTTTTAATTGGTAGAACTTTCGTTTTAGAAGGTGGCATAATAATCATATGCCAATCAAACCAAATACAAAATACTCTGTCATCGATTTGGAAACTACTGGAAGCAATGCTTTCGGACAAAAGATTATTGAAATTGGAATCATCAATTACGATGGTGAAAAAATCGAAGAAGTTTACAGCACTCTCATTAATCCCGAAAAATATATCAGTCACGGAATCACGATGATCACCGGAATCACCAATGAGATGATTGCTGATGCTCCGAAGTTTTATGAAGTGGCCAAGAAGATTGTCGAGATGACTGAAGGCCGTGTGTTTGTCGCTCACAATGTCTTTTTTGATTACCGCTTTTTACAACGTGAGTTCCAGGAATTAGGTTACGTTTATAAGCGCGATGTTTTTTGCACCTGTAAAACCTCTAGAAGCGTTTTTCCGGGCCTTTCTTCTTACTCCCTACAAAATCTATGCACAGAATTTAGCATCCCCAGAAAGGCCGCTCACCGCGCTTTATCTGATGCCGAAGATGCGCTGGAGCTTTTTAAGATGATTTCAAGTAAATCAGAAATAAAAACCTTGAGAGAGGAAATGGATCACTTGATTCCGGCCCAGTTGAAAGATTTTGATTTTGAGAATTTTCCGGAAACTCCTGGGCTTTATTTTATGTACGATAAAGATAGTGCACTTCTATATGTCGGTAAGAGTAAAAATATCCGTGGACGGCTTAAACAGCACTTTAAGCAGTTTCAGGGGATGATGCGAGAACAGCAGTTAAAATCGCGGGTGGAGCGTGTGGAGTATTTAGAATGCTTTCACGATTTACCGACGACGCTCCTGGAGCTTCATTATATAAAAACCATGAGGCCTTACTTCAATCGGGTGGGAACCAGAAAAAACTTTCGTTATGGAATCATTTTAAATCACCCTTCCAAATGTCATGCCCCAGGTGATGAAATTAAAATCACTAAAAGTGTTGAAGATGTCCCTTTAGTTTATTCATACGGATCTAAAAGGGGAGCAATCAGAGCAAAAGAGATGATCTACGCAAAAGTTTTTGGATTGGTTTTCACCGATTTAAATTTTGCTGATCAGATCAATAATTATAAAAGAGTTTTAGGTGAAGATCTGTTTTATAAAAAAATCAGCGATCACTACGAAGAAAAACTTCAGGTGCTTCCTGATACTATTTTTGAAAAAAGAAACTGGAGTCTTATGATTGAAGACAATTCACTTAAAAGTATTTGGGTGAAAAATGTTGGAGTGGTGACGATTGAAGAGACGCCGGATATGAGAGCGCTTCTTTTACCTTTACTTAAAAAGACATTTAAGAAATTACATATCTCAAGTCAGGTTGAGATGATGCATGCTGAAATTCACTGAATGAAATTTTAGTTAAACGCGATTACTGTGCTTTGCAACCGTATCAATGAGTTCATTCACATCCATAGGCTTTCTGATTTTTGTTACATTGCTTGGCATGTTTTTTAAGTCTTCTTTTGGACTTCCTTTTGCCGTTGCTATAATCACTGGAATTTTTGCTAAGTCATTTGGATGGTCTACTTGAAGGCGCTCTAGCACTTGAAGGCCAGTCATCACCGGCATCATAAGATCCAGGATAATACAGTCTGGACGATCTTTTTCTTCACATGCAATTAAATAATCAAGACCAATTTTTCCATTTTCTGCAGTCGCAGTCACGTAACCTTCTTCATTTAAGATTTCAGCAATCAGTTCTCTGATATCGATGTCGTCTTCAATGATTAAAATTTTCTTTGATGCAGGAGTATTCATGTATGTCCTCTAAAAAATACAATAGGGTACTTTACTATTTCGATGAGCGAATAACAATGAATATCATTTGACTCTAAGAGTCTCTTGGGATTAAGGAATGCGTTAGAAGACCGTCTTTAGGTAATGAATTAAAGTTTTAGAAGACTTAAAGCATTTTGGTGAAAATCAATTTGAGCAGGAAGATATTGATGCTCTTTTTTTATTGGGCAACACAGTCTTCCTCGCGCGATATCTGAAGTTGTGAGGCAAGGTTTTTCTAAGCACGTCTCGCATGGTGATGATATTTTATCTAGTGCAGTGTCCGGAATATCTTTTGATGTGAGAAAAACTCCACGAAAAGCAAACCATAATCCAAATTCAGAATGAATATCCAGGCCGATGGGAGATTGAGTGCAAAGATTTAAAGCGCGGCCAAGTTTTTGAAGAGGCAATGTATAACTGTAGTTCGGATAAAGAACTTCGATTTTATCTTCTAAAATCTTTTCTGCGAATTCTTGCATTTTATTTTCAACATAAAGATCAAATGGGTGAGTGCTGGTATCTAAGGGATGAGGGAGTTTTTCCCAAAGTGCTTTTCCACCATTTCCAATCAGGCACAATGTTTTATTTTTTTGTTCGTCGGAAAAAGGAAATAAATCTTCAGGAAGTGAACTGACTTTTGTACTCAAAAAAATATTGAGACCAGACTCACTTAGAGATTGAATTCCCTGTGTGAGTTTCATGGAGTAAAGAAGCGCTCTTGCATTTCAGTCAGACCTACATCTTCTAAAAGACCTGAGAGTTTTAAAGCAGCTTTTTTCTTGTTTGTATCCGGATTGTACTTGGCGATGATTAATTCATTTTTCATCGAATGCTCCCAACCAACAAGTTCTGTCACAGTCACTTGGTAACCGTGAGCTTCCAGTTGCAGGCAGCGAAGAACGTTTGTCAGCTGACTTCCAAATTCTCTGGTGTGTAGAGGATGGCGCCAGATTTCACTTAGTGAATTTGAGTTAGGTGTTTTATTTTTTCTAAGAATACTTGCCACTTCGGCCTGGCAGCATGGAACGATGACCATGTACTTGCTCTTTTTTTGCAGACCAAATTTAATGGCATCATCTGTGGCCGTGTTACAGGCGTGAAGAGCTGTGACCATATCGATAGTTTCAGGAAGACTCTTGTCTGTCATCGAAGCTTCAACTGAGAGATTTAAAAAATGCATTCTTTCAAATTTACAATCGCGCGCAAGTTCGGTGGTTTTTTTAACCAGGTCATCGCGAGTTTCAATTCCGTAAATTTTTCCTGCACCTAATTCTTTAAAAAATAGATCGTAAAGAATAAAACCTAAATAGGATTTTCCCGCACCGTGATCGACGACAGAAAAATCAGCTTTCTCTTCGCTCAATGTTTTAAGCAGAGGCTCAATAAAGTTATACAGGTGATACACCTGCTTTAATTTTCTGCGGCTGTCTTGATTTAATTTCCCATCGCGAGTTAGGATGTGAAGTTCTTGAAGAAGCTTAATGGATTGGTTTGGTCTGATCTCAGTCATAGGGGGAAGATAGGCAAATTAGGGCAAATTGTATAGGTGAGGGACGAAAAAAGCCTCGCTCAGTGAACTTTTTTCATTGTTCACTGGGCGATAGGGACCTTTTAGTGACCTAACTTTTGAGACTTTAACTTGAAAGGAACCTTGGTTTCACCTTCACCTACGCTGTAAGAGTTCCATGTGTGAGGAACCTGAGCGTGTGTTGATGATGAAAAAACTGCTATGGCCATAAGACCTGCTAGAAGTGCAAGACCTCCCAGAATCATTTTATCTTTTGTTAGATCGATCGCTTGTGCTTTTGCTGTAGGACGTTTCATAAATCTCCTCGTTCAATTCCTTTAAAAGGACCTCCCAATTATCTGCCTATTATGGACTGCAGGGTATTCGATAATATCAATGGCATCATTCGTATTAACGATGAGTAAACGAAATCTCCTTAAATGATCAGGTATTTTATGGGCAAATATTACTGCACAGATCCCTGCAGGATTTTCCTCTTCAGGATTGAAATAAAATCTGCCGATAAAATGAATTATGAAAAATTCATTCTACACAGGCCTTTTTGTCGGTTTATTCCTCTTGTTGTCTCAATTGGCCCAGGCGGCCAGTTTTCGCGACTACTCTTATCTGGACCCGGATAAAGTTGTTCCGGCGAAACTTCTGCAGGAAGCTGTGGCCTATTACGATGCCAATTTAGATAAAATTGAAAATCAGCGTGTGATGGGTGTGATTGATTACAAACAACACAATTCAAAAGAGCGTTTTTATATTATTGATATGGAGTCTGGAAGAGTTGAGAGATACCTGACTGCTCATGGGAAAAACTCTGATCCTGATTTTGATGGATACGCGACAAAGTTTTCCAATGTTCCCGATTCAAATACAACATCCCTTGGATTTTTTCTAACCGCAGAAACTTATTACGGTAAAAATGGTTATTCGCTACGACTTGATGGCCTATCGAGTACAAATTCAAATGCTAGAGAGCGTGCGATTGTGATTCACGGAGCAGACTATGTCACTCCAGGGCCAAAGATTGGAAGAAGTTATGGATGCCCGGCCGTCGAAATGCGCTACCATCAGGAATTGATCGATCAGATAAAGGGCGGTGCCCTTCTTTATGCAGGACTTGGTCTCTGATTCGTTTTTCTTAAAGCGATTAAATTTCCAGCAAAACACAAGACTATTCCAAGGAAGAGTTGTGGAGTGAAAGTGATGTTTTCAAACATAGATGAAATCAGCATGGCGATAACCGGATTGATGATGCTGGTGTAGGCCGCGCGGTCAGCTCCAATCGTTCCTACTAATGTTTGGTAAGCATAAAAAGCGATAACAGTTCCAAAAATACTTAAATACCCCAGCGAGAAAAGAAATGAGGGAGTTGTTGGAAAAGCAAAGCTCTCACCCATAAAGAGCCCTAAAATCAAACTGAACAAGGCCCCATAAAGCATTCCGTAAGCATTAAAAGTCATGACAGGAATTTTTAATTGGTGATTTCTGTAAGCAAACATATTTCCAATTGAAGCAAAAAATGTCGCGACAATACCAATGATGATTCCGAAAATTGTTGCCTGATCAGCGTTGAAATTCGCTATTTCTTTCCAGAATAAACAAATCATTCCCAGGAAACCTAAGGTCGCCCCGTAGATAATATTTCTGGTGATTTCTTTTTTATAAAAAATTCTCATCCCGAACATGTTGAAGTAAATGAGTGTGGAAAAAGTCACGGCCACCAGGCCTGAGCTGATTGATTTTTCAGAAATATAAGTCAGGATGTAGTTTAAGCAAAAGTTAAATAATCCCTGAAGAATGAAAAACTTGTGATTTTCCCACGGGAATTTCAAATTCTTTTTGATGAAAATGACATTAATCAAAAACATGATGATGGCCGCAATTAAGAAGCGGTAGAAAACGCCAACAACGGCCGTTGTTGAATCAACTTGAAACTTTATGGCAAACCAAGTCGTTCCCCAGATAAGTGAGCAAATGGAGAATAAAAACATGTTTCTAGAGTTCATTTTAATATTTTTCTCTGATAGGATAATCGACAATACTATATTAACTCAAAGGTGATTTATGTCATTACTAATAACATTAATTCTTTCGCTTTCATCATTCTCGTTTGCTGACGTTCCCGTGGCCCCGATGACGTTTCCTGCGGCAGGTGTAAAGACAGTTAATATTTCTGTACCCAAAGGAAAGATTTCGTTATCGAGTTCTAAAAATCAAAAAGACATCAGCGTAACTGTTGTTGGCCCGAAAAAAGATGACGGAAAAAAATGTATTAAAAGTGTCGGACTAGAGAATGCAGAATTCTTCGTGAAAATCTCAAGTGAAAATATTTTATTTGAAAAAGCAGATTGTGACTTCGACGTGACTGTTGTGATGCCGATGACAGCGAGCTTTGATATGGATATTTCAAGTGGAAGCGCACAAGTGACAATAAAAGAACTTAACGGTGCGATCAATTTGAAAACGGCAACGGGAGATGTTTTTGTTCAAGGTGATGTTTTAAAAAATGTGACAGCAAAAACGGCAACGGGTGCTTTGAATTTTTCTTATAAAACTTGTAATGCCAGAGCAGATCTTGATTTTATGAGTGCGACGGGAAAAACGTCTATAAAGCTTCCAGCAAGCTGTAAAATCCGTGTAGACTATAAGAGTGCGACAGGTAAATTGTTTAATGCAATCGGGGAATCGAAAGATTACCAGGTATTAATCAACGCTAAGAGTGCTAGCGGAGATTTAACGGTTAATAAATATTAAGAAATAAAGTCTGTCTAAACGGAGTCTCATCCCCAAAAGGAGAGATATTGGTTAAACTTTAAAGATGAAGAGTTTGTTCACATTAGAAGTAAATCAGAAAGTACTAAGGGTTGCGGCCTATTATAGCGTCCTGTGGGGTTTTATTATTACTCTTTTACCAAGAGTGATTCTGAATTTCTTTCACGTAGATACGCTTTTGGTCATCGAGTTCTGGCAGTTCTTCGGAATGATTGTTGGTGTTTCGGGGATTGGTTATTTCATCGCGAGTTTTGATCCAGGCAAGCATTGGCCGACCGTGTTTATCGGTTTTCTTGGCAACCTGATGGCGACATTTGTTTTCGCCAAGGCCCTGACAACCGGCCATCTACCACCATTATTTTCAATTCTTCTTTTGATCAGTACAGCGATTTGGATTATTCCATTTTATTATATTCTTCAATCGGCCTATGAAGAAAACACGATGGAGGAAAGCCCTCCAAAGCAATTCCATGACCTGCTTAAATTTGTCCGCACTTCACAAAACAAAACACTCGCTGATTTATCAGCTCAGAATAATGTTCTTTTGGTTTTTGTCCGCCATTTTGGTTGTACTTTCTGCCGTGAAACCGTCTCTGAGATGGCCAAAATTGATAGGGCCATCACTGGAAGAAAGCTCACTTTAGTTTTTGTTCACATGAGTGATCCTTCATATGGCGATGAGTTTTTCTCAAAGTACTACGACCATCCGGTTCATCATATTTCGGATCCAGGACGCAATCTCTACAAAAGCCTAAATCTAAAACGTGGAAGCCTTTATCAACTTCTAGGGCCTATGACTTGGGTTCGCGGAGTTTATGCCGGAATTTTTAAAGGACATGGATTAGGAGAATTTGAGGGCGATACTATGCAACTTGGGGGAGTTTTTATTCTTTCAAATGGCCAGATTATCTTTGAACAGAAGGCCAATTGTGCCTCTGACCTGTTCCATTTTAACACACTTCCAGAATTATAGGTCTACGTGCTATAATAATTGAAGCTTTCTCGTATTCTAGAGAGCATCAATCCAAGGGAGTCATGTAGATGTGCGGTTTTATCGTAATCGAAGGTGAGTTTGATTCGCAATTTGAGTCTAAAACAATCGGTCCTTTTAAAAATCTCTACAATAAATTGACTCACAGAGGACCTGACGACCACAAAGTCGTACCTTTTGCTAAAGGTGTAATTGGTTTTCACCGCCTGGCGATTATGGATTTATCTCCGCAAGGAGCTCAACCATTTAAGTCTGAGACTCAAAATTTATTAGTGTGTAACGGTGAAATTTACAATTACCCACAATTAAAAACAGAGTGCACTCATCACAATTTTATTTCTCATTCAGACTGTGAAGTTTTACTTCCACTATATGAAAAGCATGGAATTAAAGACATGGTTTCAAAGCTGGATGCTGAATACGCTTTAGTTATCTGGGACGCCAAACTTGGAAAACTTTTAGCGGCCCGCGATCCAATGGGAATTCGTCCGCTATTTTATGGCAAGACGAAAGAAGGCGGAATGTGTTTTGCTTCTGAAGTTAAAGCTCTTCACGATGTCTGTGAAGTGATTATACCATTTCCTCCAGGGCATTATTACGACGGTGAGAAAATACTTTCTTACCTGGATCTTTCGGTAGTTAAAAAATTCCACAATGACTCTCAAGAGCAAGTACTAAAAGGAATCAATCAAAAACTACGCCTGGCCGTTGATAAACGTTTACAGTCAGACGCCGAGATTGGATTTTTATTAAGTGGCGGACTGGACTCAAGTCTGGTGTGTGCTCTTGCTCAAAAGATTAGTAAAAAACCAATCAGGACTTTTTCAATCGGTATGACCGACGATGCGATTGATTCAAAATACGCTAAAGATGTGGCCGATTATATCGGATCAGTTCATACGAACGTGTCGATGACAGTTCAAGATGTCATGAACGCTCTTCGCGTTGTGGTTTATCATTTAGAAACATGGGACATCACAACTGTTAGAGCTTCCATTGGAATGTATCTAGTGTGTAAACACATCGGTGAAAAAACCAACATCAAAGTTTTATTAAGTGGTGAAGTGAGTGATGAACTCTTCGGTTACAAATACACCGACTTTGCACCAACACCAGAAGAGTTTCAAAAAGAAGCAGCAAAAAGAATTCACGAGCTTTATATCTACGATGTTCTAAGAGCTGATAGATGTATTTCAGCGCACTCATTAGAAGCGCGCGTGCCGTTTTCAGATCAGGACTTCGTTGAATACGTGATGGCCATCGACCCTAAACTAAAAATGAATACAACGGGAATGGGGAAGTTTCTTTTAAGAGAATCTTTCAAAGCAGGAGAGGGAGAAGAAAAACTTCTACCGGATCACATCCTTTGGAGAGACAAAGCGGCCTTCTCAGACGCTGTCGGTCACAGTATGGTGGATGAGCTTAAATCGTTCGCTGAAAAGAAATACACAGATGATGACGTGAAAAACGCTCACCTAAAATATCCGTACAAAACGCCGTTTACGAAAGAGTCTTTAATGTATCGAGAGATCTTTGAAGAGTTCTATCCAGGACGAGCGGAGCTAATTAAAGACTATTGGCTCCCAAATCAAACATGGGACAACTGCAAAGTTACAGATCCATCTGCCCGTGTTCTTCCCAATTATGGTGCCAGTGGAAAATAAATCTTACACGACAGTTTTTGATAATGAGCATTTTATCGTAGTTGATAAACAAGCGATGATCTTAAGTGTTCCAGGACGCCAGGGCGAAGACGATGACCGTCCAGTACTTGGGCGTATACTTGAAAAAGATTTAGGCATCACCATCTATCCAGTCCATCGCCTTGATTTTGAAGTGCAAGGTCTCATCATGTTCGCCAAAACTCCTGCCGCTCACAAAGCTGGGAACGCTTGGTTTGAGAAAAAAGAAGTTTTTAAAACTTATACTGCCAAAACATTTCCACTTCCAGAGGCCGAGCCCCTAAACTTAAAAACAGGCGAGCCTTACATCTGGAAGGCCAAACTTCTGCGCGGGAAAAAGCGCGCCTACATCTCTCCACATGGGAAAGACAGCGTGACTCACGCTAAAATTGTTAAAGTTGAAAACGGGATTTTTCATTGGGAAATGAACCCAGTAACCGGGCGCTCTCATCAACTTCGTTTCGAACTCTTCCGCCATGGCCATCCCATTTTAGGAGATGTTCTTTATTCTTCGGACGCTCCGTTTAGTGAACCGGGGATTGCTCTTCGAGCTTTCAAAATCGATTTCACGAAGACGTTGAACTCCAAAAATTTTTCCCTACCAGACATTTTAGAAATCAGGCAATTTTAATTTTCAAAATTTTATTGCCAGTGTGTTTACGAAAAATTTATACTGAATTTATCAATATAAAATTGTCTTTTTTTACTATGAGGGTGAAAAATGGTCGTATCACGTTTAAAAGCAATCCTGGTTTCAGCATTAGTCTTCACATCTGTTGGAGCTAGCGCGAGTATTAACTCTGGAGCAATGAATGCTCAGAATAATAACCAACTGGTTAACTTAAATTTCCAAATCAAATCAAAAAATAAAATGGTGAAGTCTGAACTGATGATGCCATTTTACCAAACAGCTGAGCTTGAAAGAAAGATCGGCGATAAGAACATTCTTATCGAAATCAATCCACGTCGCGGAAAAAAAGCTGACGAGATTTCTCTAGATATGAAATTCTATAAGGCTTCAGGATCGAAAGCTTTCTACAAGAAAGAAATTATCGCTAAGCTTAATGAAGACTCTAAAGTTAGCTTTCGCGGAATGTCTTTTAAAGTTAGACCAGTTTTAAACTAGTCTATTTTAAGAACGCGTAGAGCTCTCTGATGAAGGGGATCAGCTCAATTGAAATTAAAGCGATAATGATGACTTCAAGAAGATGACTTCTTTTTGAAGTTATATTGTCCAGCAGGAGCTTACAAAGCTCTGCCATGTTATCGAGCTTGTTATCGATTGATCCTTGCCAGTCAGAGAATCTGAACTTGTTAGAGGCCGTTCTAAAAACCGTCGAGTGATATAAATCCCCAATGACCTTTAGTGAGTTCTCAACACTCTCAACGATCTCTGCAATCTCAATATATCTTTGTCCCGCTTCAAGAGCTAAGTCAGTATAGCGAGACGAGAAGATGTTCATTTCTTTTAATTCAACTGCTGAGTAGATATCTTTTAACTTTTTATCCAGAAGATCATCGTAGTAGCGCATTTCTAATAACTGGTTGAGTGCGAACTCAATAACGTCCGGGATATCCATTGAGCCACTTGGTTCAATAATCAGGGCCGAGTTCCAGTCGATGACGGCCATGTCGTTTTTGTAGTATTGAAGTTTTGTAGAATAAATACGCTCTCTGATTTGGGGAGCTAATATATCTTTTTCTTCATTTAATATAAGTGCTGCAATATCTTCTTCTTGAAGAATGACAGACGCATCAGTGTACTCATTGGCAAAATTTTCTACGAAGTAGAGAATATAGTCTTCGTTGACTTCCCATTCGTTGATCTTGGCCATTGCGCCTTTAATCTGATTGGTTAATTCACGAGCTTTTCCTCGTGCGTACACATCCAAGATTTCATAGTTTTGAATTTTGTCTGAGATCACTCTTAGTTGATCAATCGTTGTGCCTTCAGGAATGGGAAAATCAAACGTCAGTGAGAGTGTACCGAACTCCCAAATTTTAGCGCTCACTTCAGGATTGAATGAAAGATTATCATCTGTATAAGCGTAGTTTCCCAGCGAGAGTCTGAGTGGATCGTTTGATACAATCACCGCTTGCTGATTGATTTTTTTCAAACGAAATTTCGCTCTTTCCGTCGTTTCTTGTTGAAGAATTTTCTCTGCTTTTTCCAGGTCGATTTCTTCACCGATGTCGTATACGCGGTAAACTAGAATTCGGCCTTTTTTAATAGTGTTTTGACTCATAAATCTATTCTAACATACTTAGATTATTTAGAAATGTAGGAATAGTTTTTCTAAGTCCAGCGTGCTATAAAAGGGGCATTGTTAGAGAGCGAGCTGTGGATTTACCTTATCAAAAAAGGCAAGTACCTCAGTCTTTCGGAGAGTTCATGATTACCGACAGAATTAATACCCTGATTTCAGACTTTAAGCGCTTTAGTGACTGGGAAGAGCGCTACAAACATCTTATCGACCTTGGCAAAAAAATGCCGGAGATGGAAGAAAGCAATAGAATCCCCGCAAATATTGTCAAAGGCTGCCAATCACAAGTTTGGATTCATGCTGATCTTCATGACGATGGAAAAATCTATTTTCAGGCCGACAGTGATGCCTCAATCGTTAAAGGGATCATCGCCCTTTTAGTTGGTGTCTATAATGGCTCAACTCCGGATGAAATCCTAACAACCAAACCAACATTCCTGGAAGACATCGGGCTGCGCGAGCATTTATCAATGTCGAGAGCGAATGGTTTAAACTCAATGATGAAACAAATTTCTTTTTTTGCCATGGCCTTCAAAG contains:
- the asnB gene encoding asparagine synthase B; this encodes MCGFIVIEGEFDSQFESKTIGPFKNLYNKLTHRGPDDHKVVPFAKGVIGFHRLAIMDLSPQGAQPFKSETQNLLVCNGEIYNYPQLKTECTHHNFISHSDCEVLLPLYEKHGIKDMVSKLDAEYALVIWDAKLGKLLAARDPMGIRPLFYGKTKEGGMCFASEVKALHDVCEVIIPFPPGHYYDGEKILSYLDLSVVKKFHNDSQEQVLKGINQKLRLAVDKRLQSDAEIGFLLSGGLDSSLVCALAQKISKKPIRTFSIGMTDDAIDSKYAKDVADYIGSVHTNVSMTVQDVMNALRVVVYHLETWDITTVRASIGMYLVCKHIGEKTNIKVLLSGEVSDELFGYKYTDFAPTPEEFQKEAAKRIHELYIYDVLRADRCISAHSLEARVPFSDQDFVEYVMAIDPKLKMNTTGMGKFLLRESFKAGEGEEKLLPDHILWRDKAAFSDAVGHSMVDELKSFAEKKYTDDDVKNAHLKYPYKTPFTKESLMYREIFEEFYPGRAELIKDYWLPNQTWDNCKVTDPSARVLPNYGASGK
- a CDS encoding RluA family pseudouridine synthase yields the protein MENKSYTTVFDNEHFIVVDKQAMILSVPGRQGEDDDRPVLGRILEKDLGITIYPVHRLDFEVQGLIMFAKTPAAHKAGNAWFEKKEVFKTYTAKTFPLPEAEPLNLKTGEPYIWKAKLLRGKKRAYISPHGKDSVTHAKIVKVENGIFHWEMNPVTGRSHQLRFELFRHGHPILGDVLYSSDAPFSEPGIALRAFKIDFTKTLNSKNFSLPDILEIRQF
- a CDS encoding SufE family protein — its product is MITDRINTLISDFKRFSDWEERYKHLIDLGKKMPEMEESNRIPANIVKGCQSQVWIHADLHDDGKIYFQADSDASIVKGIIALLVGVYNGSTPDEILTTKPTFLEDIGLREHLSMSRANGLNSMMKQISFFAMAFKAKLAMQNK